The following are encoded in a window of Roseimaritima ulvae genomic DNA:
- a CDS encoding NADH:flavin oxidoreductase, whose product MAPPTYGKIAQLRTPEALTERLQQLGLSLPIDPAPLSAAEGSPLAAAGRAGELTIGNRWCIHPMEGWDAEPDGSPSQWTIRRWRRFGESGAKLIWGGEAAAVRPDGRANPHQTMAISSNEAGLRSLHQALVDGHQQAMDNTDDLVIGLQLTHSGRFCRPYQKDRLEPRIAYHHPLLDERFGIDPDDDSVLWTDTELEELVDDYVRAARLAQRCGFHFVDIKACHGYLLHEFLSARSRPGRYGGDFAGRTRLLLSIIDAVRSACPRLAIGVRLSLFDTLPYESGEEVGQPAGGDSDRPYQAGFGCRPEDPLQQDLEEPIQLVKQLARRGVRLLNLSCGSPYYNPHIQRPAIFPPSDGYQPPEDPLCGVVRQIEMAARCKAAVPEMFTVGSGYTYLQQFVPHVAQAVVRTGMIDAVGLGRMVLSYPQLPADVLAGDSLQRKLICRTFSDCTTAPRNGIISGCYPLDPAYKSLPERQQLVELKKAAEQA is encoded by the coding sequence ATGGCCCCGCCCACCTATGGAAAAATCGCGCAGCTTCGCACGCCCGAAGCGCTCACTGAGCGGCTGCAGCAGCTCGGGCTGTCGCTGCCCATCGACCCAGCTCCCTTGTCCGCCGCAGAGGGCTCGCCGTTGGCGGCCGCCGGGCGCGCCGGTGAGTTGACGATTGGCAATCGCTGGTGCATTCATCCCATGGAAGGTTGGGACGCCGAACCCGATGGCAGTCCGTCGCAGTGGACAATTCGTCGTTGGCGGCGGTTTGGGGAAAGCGGCGCGAAGTTGATCTGGGGCGGAGAAGCCGCTGCGGTTCGTCCCGATGGGCGCGCCAACCCACATCAGACGATGGCCATCAGCAGCAACGAAGCCGGTTTGCGGTCGCTGCATCAGGCTCTGGTCGATGGCCACCAGCAGGCCATGGACAATACCGACGATCTGGTCATCGGGCTGCAGTTGACTCACAGCGGCCGCTTCTGCCGGCCCTATCAAAAAGATCGTTTGGAACCGCGGATCGCTTATCATCATCCCTTGCTGGATGAGCGGTTCGGCATCGATCCAGACGATGACTCGGTGCTGTGGACCGATACGGAACTGGAGGAACTGGTCGACGACTACGTGCGGGCGGCGCGGTTGGCCCAGCGCTGCGGATTTCATTTTGTCGACATCAAAGCCTGTCATGGCTATTTGTTGCACGAATTTTTGAGCGCGCGGTCGCGTCCTGGGCGATACGGCGGCGATTTTGCCGGGCGAACGCGGCTGTTGCTTTCGATCATCGACGCGGTCCGCAGTGCCTGCCCGAGGTTGGCCATCGGGGTGCGGTTGAGTTTGTTTGATACGTTGCCCTATGAATCCGGCGAGGAGGTCGGGCAGCCGGCCGGTGGTGACAGCGATCGGCCTTATCAAGCCGGCTTTGGGTGCCGCCCCGAGGATCCGCTGCAGCAGGATCTGGAAGAACCGATTCAGCTGGTCAAGCAGTTGGCGCGGCGAGGCGTGCGGCTGCTGAACCTCAGCTGTGGCAGTCCCTACTACAACCCCCACATCCAGCGGCCGGCGATCTTTCCTCCCAGCGATGGTTACCAGCCGCCCGAAGATCCGCTGTGCGGGGTCGTGCGGCAGATCGAGATGGCCGCTCGCTGCAAGGCCGCCGTACCCGAGATGTTTACGGTCGGCTCGGGGTATACCTACCTGCAACAATTTGTTCCTCACGTGGCCCAGGCCGTGGTCCGCACCGGGATGATCGACGCCGTGGGCTTGGGGCGGATGGTGTTGTCGTATCCCCAATTACCCGCCGACGTGCTGGCCGGCGATAGCTTGCAGCGCAAGCTGATTTGCCGGACCTTCAGCGACTGCACGACCGCCCCACGCAACGGCATCATCAGCGGCTGCTATCCGCTGGATCCGGCCTACAAATCGCTGCCCGAGCGGCAGCAGCTGGTCGAGCTGAAAAAGGCCGCCGAACAGGCGTAG
- a CDS encoding DUF368 domain-containing protein produces MPDSPPPPSPVAATWTADIVNVLRGYLMGAADTVPGVSGGTVALILGHYQRLVTAISHFDSTALHMLRQRQLRAAAVHCDLRFLIALGIGVATGILTLASLMHWLLDHRMPETLSVFFGLVLASSMIVAQQIRRWSAGSITLGLLAVVSAYALCSLTPTATEPSLGFIFLAAMIAICAMILPGISGAFILLLLGVYQPITGLIKDLAHGQLTTDALIKLSTFALGCALGLALFSRLLRWLLARYRDPTFAVLLGLMLGSLRRLWPLQQATPETLDAKFSQRQWVLVSPADWPGSLWLLLGLALAACVGVLVFEQLGRRLSQHEERP; encoded by the coding sequence GTGCCCGACTCGCCCCCTCCCCCTTCGCCGGTCGCCGCGACCTGGACGGCGGACATCGTGAATGTGCTCCGCGGCTACTTAATGGGTGCGGCCGATACGGTGCCCGGCGTCAGTGGCGGTACGGTCGCCTTGATCCTTGGCCACTACCAACGCCTGGTCACGGCGATCAGCCATTTCGACTCGACGGCCCTGCACATGCTCCGCCAGCGGCAGCTCCGCGCGGCCGCGGTCCACTGCGACCTGCGGTTCCTGATCGCCCTGGGCATCGGCGTGGCCACCGGGATCCTCACCCTGGCCAGCTTGATGCACTGGTTGCTGGACCACCGCATGCCGGAAACGCTCAGCGTTTTCTTTGGCCTGGTGCTGGCCAGTAGCATGATCGTGGCTCAACAAATCCGCCGCTGGTCAGCCGGTTCGATCACGCTCGGGCTGCTCGCCGTGGTGTCCGCCTATGCGCTGTGCAGTTTGACGCCCACAGCCACCGAACCCAGCTTGGGCTTCATTTTCCTGGCCGCCATGATCGCGATTTGCGCGATGATTTTGCCGGGTATCAGCGGCGCATTTATTTTGCTGCTACTGGGCGTCTACCAGCCAATCACGGGGCTGATCAAAGATCTGGCTCATGGACAACTGACCACCGACGCGTTGATCAAGCTGAGCACATTCGCGTTGGGCTGCGCGCTGGGCCTGGCCCTGTTCAGCCGTCTACTGCGGTGGCTGCTGGCTCGTTACCGCGATCCCACCTTCGCCGTCCTGCTGGGATTAATGCTCGGTTCGCTGCGCAGACTGTGGCCGCTGCAACAAGCCACCCCGGAAACGCTGGATGCCAAATTTTCGCAGCGCCAGTGGGTGCTGGTCTCGCCAGCGGATTGGCCGGGATCGCTGTGGCTGCTTCTGGGCTTGGCCCTGGCCGCCTGCGTCGGCGTATTGGTCTTCGAACAACTCGGTCGGCGGCTGAGCCAACACGAAGAGCGCCCGTAG
- a CDS encoding undecaprenyl-diphosphate phosphatase gives MMSWIDVWVLAVVQGIAEFLPISSSGHLVVLGALMEIKDESASLEIILHAGTLASILVVYWQRIWALLRADRRVVPLLVVGTVPAAIVGLTIKKKFEFILHSPLLAGCMFLVTGGLLLTLRWLPKGDTSYQSFGWWRALVVGCFQAFAILPGVSRSGSTIVGGRLLGLKNDDAVTFSFLLAIPAILGATVLAVKDLIDAPPSSEGMGVLLSGAVVAFLVGLVSLRWLIRWSRQGRLDWFAYWCIPAGLLVMVLWYWGLIDAPVKN, from the coding sequence TTGATGTCTTGGATTGACGTATGGGTTCTGGCGGTGGTGCAGGGGATCGCCGAATTTTTGCCGATCAGCTCATCCGGGCACCTGGTGGTGTTGGGGGCGCTGATGGAGATCAAAGACGAATCGGCGTCGTTGGAGATCATTTTGCACGCCGGCACGTTGGCGTCGATTTTGGTGGTCTATTGGCAGCGGATTTGGGCTTTGCTGCGCGCCGATCGCCGGGTGGTGCCGCTGTTGGTGGTGGGCACGGTGCCGGCCGCCATTGTGGGGCTGACGATCAAGAAGAAGTTTGAGTTCATCTTGCATTCGCCGCTGCTGGCGGGCTGTATGTTTCTGGTCACTGGCGGGCTGTTATTGACATTACGATGGCTGCCCAAGGGCGACACGAGCTACCAGAGCTTTGGTTGGTGGCGAGCGCTGGTGGTGGGTTGTTTTCAAGCCTTTGCGATCTTGCCGGGGGTCAGCCGCAGCGGTTCGACGATCGTGGGCGGCCGCTTGTTGGGATTAAAAAACGACGATGCCGTGACGTTTTCCTTTCTGTTGGCGATCCCCGCCATCCTGGGCGCGACCGTGTTGGCGGTAAAGGACCTGATCGATGCCCCACCAAGTAGTGAAGGCATGGGCGTGTTATTATCAGGAGCCGTGGTGGCTTTCCTGGTTGGGTTGGTGTCGCTGCGGTGGCTGATTCGCTGGAGTCGGCAAGGGCGTTTGGATTGGTTTGCCTATTGGTGTATCCCCGCCGGGCTGCTGGTGATGGTTTTGTGGTACTGGGGATTGATCGACGCTCCGGTGAAAAATTAA
- the mntR gene encoding manganese-binding transcriptional regulator MntR translates to MAKTIRASAPHRRTRADHQTETAEDYVEAIAEIVAENAVCRITDLAGRFSVSNVTVHRIVERLQTEGLVVTEPYKPIALTAAGKRLAKKCRQRHEIVFQFLLALGIDERTAAIDAEGIEHHVSPSTLRRFEQIAAQGLSSKP, encoded by the coding sequence GTGGCCAAGACGATTCGAGCATCCGCACCACACCGCCGGACCCGCGCCGACCACCAGACCGAGACGGCCGAAGACTACGTGGAAGCGATCGCCGAGATAGTGGCTGAAAATGCGGTTTGCCGGATCACCGATTTGGCGGGCAGGTTTTCGGTCAGCAACGTCACCGTGCATCGGATCGTCGAACGCTTGCAAACCGAGGGGCTGGTGGTCACCGAACCCTATAAGCCGATCGCATTGACAGCGGCGGGCAAACGGCTGGCCAAGAAATGCCGGCAGCGTCACGAAATCGTGTTTCAGTTCTTGTTGGCGCTGGGCATCGACGAACGGACCGCGGCGATCGACGCCGAGGGCATCGAGCACCACGTCAGCCCCTCAACACTGCGGCGGTTCGAACAGATCGCCGCTCAGGGCTTGTCCTCAAAGCCGTAA
- the lexA gene encoding transcriptional repressor LexA, giving the protein MEGQQLTERQQQVYDLIRRLIVKRGYGPTVREIGEEFGIKSPNGVMCHLKAIERKGLIRRSPNKSRAIELTHEADRSAGAIQFAGIVAAGPTTLAFEQNDRLNLSEIFAGEDRFILQVSGDSMIEAHIADGDYVVVQRTDSASPGSIVVAQTPEGEATLKYWYPEDGRIRLQPANADMDPIYVREANVMGVAVGVIRSQM; this is encoded by the coding sequence ATGGAAGGTCAGCAGCTTACCGAACGTCAACAGCAGGTCTACGATTTGATTCGCCGACTGATCGTCAAGCGTGGGTATGGGCCCACGGTGCGGGAGATCGGCGAGGAGTTTGGCATCAAGAGTCCCAACGGAGTGATGTGCCATTTGAAGGCGATCGAACGAAAGGGGCTGATCCGCCGCAGTCCTAACAAGTCGCGAGCCATTGAATTGACGCATGAGGCCGATCGCTCCGCCGGGGCGATCCAGTTTGCGGGCATCGTCGCAGCGGGGCCCACAACGTTGGCCTTTGAGCAAAACGATCGCTTAAATCTGAGCGAGATTTTTGCCGGCGAGGATCGGTTTATCTTGCAGGTGTCCGGCGACTCGATGATCGAAGCCCACATCGCCGACGGGGACTACGTGGTAGTTCAACGCACGGATTCCGCTTCGCCCGGTTCGATCGTTGTGGCCCAGACGCCCGAAGGCGAAGCCACGTTGAAGTATTGGTACCCCGAAGACGGACGGATTCGCTTGCAACCAGCCAACGCAGACATGGATCCGATCTACGTCCGCGAAGCCAACGTCATGGGCGTAGCCGTAGGCGTGATCCGCTCGCAAATGTAA